A DNA window from Ahaetulla prasina isolate Xishuangbanna chromosome 7, ASM2864084v1, whole genome shotgun sequence contains the following coding sequences:
- the GPR22 gene encoding G-protein coupled receptor 22, translating into MCFSSVPEANMQSESNITVRDAVMDSEPNMYQPLSYPLSFQVSLTGFLMLEIVLGLGSNLTVLVLYCMKSNLINSVSNIITMNLHVLDVIICLGCIPLTTVILLLPLENNSALICCFHEACVSFASVSTAINVFAITLDRYDISVKPANRILTMGRAVILMTSIWVVSFFSFLIPFIEVNFFSSQSANTWENKTLLCVSANEYHTELGMYYHLLVQIPTFFFTVVVMLITYSKILQALNIRIGTRFSTAQKKKAKKKTISLATQQEPTEAPHASGGRNVVFGVRTSVSVIIALRRAVKRHRERRERQKRVFRMSLLIISTFLLCWTPITVLNTIILCLGPSDLLVKLRLCFLVMAYGTTIFHPLLYAFTRQKFQKVLKSKMKKRVVSIVEADPIPNSAVIHNSWIEPKRSKAITFEDNEVRQKCLVPQVVTD; encoded by the coding sequence ATGTGTTTCTCTTCCGTCCCAGAAGCCAACATGCAGTCGGAATCTAACATTACTGTCCGTGATGCCGTCATGGACTCTGAGCCCAATATGTACCAGCCACTGTCCTACCCACTGAGTTTTCAAGTGTCCCTCACTGGATTCCTCATGTTAGAGATTGTCCTCGGGCTCGGCAGCAACCTTACCGTATTGGTACTTTACTGTATGAAATCCAATTTGATCAACTCGGTCAGTAACATTATTACGATGAACCTTCACGTTCTCGACGTCATCATCTGCCTGGGGTGTATCCCGCTGACCACCGTCATCCTCCTGCTCCCGCTGGAGAACAACTCTGCGCTCATCTGCTGCTTCCACGAGGCGTGCGTGTCGTTCGCCAGCGTGTCCACCGCCATCAACGTCTTCGCCATCACGCTGGACCGCTACGACATCTCCGTGAAACCCGCCAACCGGATCCTGACGATGGGCAGGGCCGTGATCCTCATGACGTCGATCTGGgttgtttctttcttctccttcttgatCCCTTTCATTGAGGTCAActtcttcagctcccagagtgcCAACACGTGGGAAAACAAGACGTTGTTGTGTGTCAGCGCCAACGAGTACCACACCGAACTGGGCATGTACTACCACCTGTTGGTGCAAATCCCCACCTTCTTCTTCACGGTGGTGGTGATGCTCATCACGTACAGTAAAATACTTCAGGCGCTCAACATCCGCATTGGGACCAGGTTTTCCACAGCGCAGAAGAAGAAAGCCAAAAAGAAGACCATTTCCTTGGCCACCCAACAGGAACCCACCGAGGCGCCGCACGCCAGCGGAGGGAGAAATGTGGTTTTCGGCGTAAGGACTTCCGTTTCGGTTATCATCGCTCTACGGCGGGCGGTGAAGAGACACCGCGAACGCCGCGAACGGCAGAAACGAGTCTTCCGCATGTCGCTGTTGATCATTTCCACTTTTCTTCTCTGTTGGACACCAATCACCGTTCTAAACACGATCATTTTATGTTTGGGACCAAGTGACCTTTTAGTAAAACTGAGGTTATGCTTCCTGGTCATGGCCTACGGGACTACCATCTTTCACCCTCTCCTGTATGCCTTCACCAGACAGAAATTTCAAAAGGTTTTGAAAAGCAAAATGAAGAAGCGTGTTGTTTCCATCGTCGAAGCGGACCCTATTCCGAACAGTGCTGTGATACACAACTCCTGGATCGAGCCCAAAAGAAGCAAGGCCATCACTTTTGAAGACAACGAAGTGAGGCAGAAGTGTTTAGTACCTCAAGTGGTCACGGACTAG